One window of Erwinia aphidicola genomic DNA carries:
- the rhtB gene encoding homoserine/homoserine lactone efflux protein, which produces MTIEWWLTYLLTTSILSLSPGSGAINTMSTGISHGYRGALASIAGLQVGLSLHIVLVGVGLGALFSQSVLAFEVLKWAGAAYLVWLGIQQWRSSGAIDLSAVAKAMPRRKLFRRAVLVNLTNPKSIIFLAALFPQFIIPHQPQAMQYLVLGVTTVVVDIIVMIGYATLATRIAVWIKGPHQMKLLNRTFGGLFIAVGALLASARRIA; this is translated from the coding sequence ATGACCATCGAATGGTGGCTGACCTATTTATTAACAACCAGCATCTTAAGCCTGTCGCCCGGTTCCGGGGCGATTAACACCATGAGTACCGGCATCAGCCACGGCTATCGCGGTGCATTGGCCTCCATTGCCGGGCTGCAGGTCGGGCTTTCGCTGCATATCGTGCTGGTCGGCGTCGGGCTGGGCGCGCTGTTTTCTCAGTCAGTGCTGGCGTTTGAAGTTCTTAAGTGGGCGGGTGCCGCCTATCTGGTGTGGCTGGGCATTCAGCAGTGGCGCTCATCCGGCGCGATTGATCTCAGCGCGGTGGCGAAGGCGATGCCACGCCGCAAGCTGTTTCGCCGCGCCGTGCTGGTCAATCTGACCAACCCGAAGAGCATCATATTCCTCGCCGCGCTGTTCCCGCAGTTCATTATTCCGCATCAGCCCCAGGCGATGCAGTATCTGGTGCTCGGCGTCACCACGGTGGTGGTCGATATCATTGTGATGATTGGCTACGCCACGCTGGCGACGCGCATTGCGGTGTGGATTAAAGGCCCGCATCAGATGAAGTTGTTGAACCGGACCTTTGGCGGATTGTTTATCGCGGTGGGTGCACTGCTGGCTTCGGCGCGCAGAATAGCGTAA
- the pldB gene encoding lysophospholipase L2: MEHLKNSWLTRERAFAAFATGPLLDFWKQREEGEFAGVENVPIRYVRFISPQHDKVILLCPGRIESYVKYPELAYDLFHSGYDVVIIDHRGQGRSGRLLADSHRGHVVEFEDYVDDLETLYLKEIVARHYRHRYALAHSMGGAILALMLARQPAAFDAVALASPMFGIYLPMPLWMAHQILNWAEKRPAVRDGYALGTGKWHARPFAINELTHSRERYRRNLRFYADDPGLRVGGPTYHWVREGVRAGQSILSQAAQIATPLLLLQASEDKVVDNRAQDLFCQTMVAAGQPCAGGKPWVIDGARHEILFESDRMRAEALEAILTFFARHP, encoded by the coding sequence ATGGAACATCTTAAAAACAGCTGGCTGACGCGGGAGAGAGCCTTCGCCGCTTTTGCCACCGGCCCGCTGCTGGATTTCTGGAAGCAGCGTGAAGAGGGTGAGTTTGCCGGCGTGGAAAATGTGCCTATTCGCTATGTCCGCTTCATCTCCCCGCAACACGATAAAGTTATTTTGCTGTGTCCCGGCAGGATTGAAAGCTATGTGAAATATCCCGAGTTGGCCTACGACCTGTTCCACAGTGGGTACGACGTGGTGATTATCGACCATCGAGGCCAGGGGCGCTCCGGTCGACTTCTTGCTGATTCACATCGCGGCCACGTGGTGGAATTTGAAGATTACGTCGACGATCTGGAAACCCTGTACCTGAAAGAGATCGTCGCACGCCACTATCGTCACCGCTACGCACTGGCCCACTCGATGGGCGGGGCGATCCTCGCACTGATGCTGGCGCGTCAGCCAGCAGCCTTCGACGCGGTGGCGCTGGCATCGCCGATGTTCGGCATCTATCTGCCGATGCCGCTGTGGATGGCGCATCAGATCCTTAACTGGGCGGAGAAACGCCCGGCGGTGCGCGATGGCTATGCGCTCGGCACCGGAAAATGGCATGCGCGCCCCTTTGCCATCAACGAGCTGACGCACAGCCGCGAACGCTATCGCCGTAATCTGCGCTTCTACGCTGACGACCCGGGGCTGCGCGTCGGCGGACCAACTTATCACTGGGTGCGTGAAGGCGTGCGCGCCGGGCAGAGCATCCTCAGTCAGGCCGCGCAGATTGCCACGCCGCTGCTGCTGCTGCAGGCGTCAGAGGATAAGGTGGTGGACAACCGCGCTCAGGATCTGTTCTGTCAGACGATGGTGGCGGCAGGCCAGCCCTGTGCCGGCGGCAAGCCGTGGGTGATTGACGGTGCCCGGCACGAGATCCTGTTTGAGAGCGACCGCATGCGTGCCGAAGCGCTGGAGGCGATCCTCACCTTCTTTGCACGCCACCCGTAA
- the yigL gene encoding sugar/pyridoxal phosphate phosphatase YigL: MFHIVASDLDGTLLSPDHTLSPFARETLQLLTRKGVHFVFATGRHYIDVAQMRDSLGIDADMITSNGARVHNTAGELVFSHNLDEDIAQELFAMQHANPDIYTNVYRDEEWFLNRHRPEEVDFFRESDFNYQIFQPGQLQTDGISKVFFTCAIPELLVPLEQALMARWGDRVNVSFSLPTCLEVMAGGVSKGHALDAVAKSLGYSLQECIAFGDGMNDKEMLSMAGKGCVMSNSHQRLKDILPELEVIGSNADLAVPKYLRELFDV, from the coding sequence ATGTTCCATATTGTTGCTTCAGACCTGGATGGCACGCTGCTGTCACCGGATCACACCCTTTCTCCTTTTGCACGCGAAACGCTACAGCTGCTGACGCGTAAAGGCGTGCACTTTGTCTTCGCCACCGGTCGTCACTACATTGATGTGGCGCAGATGCGCGACAGCCTCGGCATCGACGCTGACATGATCACCTCAAACGGCGCGCGCGTGCACAACACCGCCGGTGAGCTGGTGTTCAGCCATAATCTGGATGAAGATATCGCGCAGGAGCTGTTTGCCATGCAGCACGCCAACCCGGATATCTACACCAACGTCTATCGCGATGAAGAGTGGTTCCTTAACCGCCATCGTCCGGAAGAGGTGGATTTCTTCCGCGAATCAGACTTTAACTACCAGATTTTTCAGCCGGGCCAGCTGCAGACCGACGGTATCAGCAAGGTGTTCTTTACCTGCGCGATCCCTGAGCTGCTGGTGCCGCTGGAGCAGGCGCTGATGGCGCGCTGGGGCGACCGGGTAAATGTCAGCTTCTCGCTGCCGACCTGTCTGGAAGTGATGGCGGGCGGCGTGTCGAAAGGGCACGCGCTGGATGCCGTCGCAAAATCGCTCGGCTATTCGCTGCAGGAGTGCATCGCCTTTGGTGACGGCATGAACGATAAAGAGATGCTGAGCATGGCGGGTAAGGGCTGCGTGATGAGCAACTCGCATCAGCGCCTGAAGGATATTTTGCCGGAGCTGGAAGTGATTGGTTCAAATGCCGATCTGGCGGTGCCGAAGTATCTGCGCGAGCTGTTTGACGTCTAA
- the glpT gene encoding glycerol-3-phosphate transporter — protein sequence MLSIFKPAAHQPRVDDSRVDPLYRKLRWQIFLGIFFGYAAYYLVRKNFALAMPYLVEQGFSRGDLGFALSGISIAYGFSKFIMGSVSDRSNPRVFLPAGLILAAVVMLFMGFVPWATSSIMVMFVLLFLCGWFQGMGWPPCGRTMVHWWSQKERGGIVSVWNCAHNVGGGIPPLLFLLGMAWFNDWKAALYMPAFGAILIAIFAFALMRDTPQSCGLPPIEEYKNDYPPDYDEKHEEELTAKQIFMQYILPNKLLWYIALANVFVYLLRYGILDWSPTYLKEVKHFTLDKSSWAYFFYEYAGIPGTLLCGWMSDKVFKGNRGATGVFFMVLVTIATVVYWMNPAGNPGVDMACMTIIGFLIYGPVMLIGLHALELAPKKAAGTAAGFTGLFGYLGGSVAASAIVGYTVDFFGWDGGFMVMIGGCVLAVILLFMTMVSENKHKQALKTR from the coding sequence ATGCTAAGTATTTTCAAACCTGCTGCACATCAACCGCGTGTCGATGACAGCCGCGTCGATCCGCTGTACCGCAAACTGCGCTGGCAGATCTTTCTGGGTATTTTCTTTGGCTACGCCGCCTACTATCTGGTGCGAAAGAATTTCGCACTGGCAATGCCTTACCTGGTTGAGCAGGGCTTTTCGCGCGGCGACCTCGGCTTTGCCCTGTCCGGGATCTCCATTGCTTACGGCTTCTCCAAATTTATTATGGGTTCGGTATCGGACCGCTCAAACCCGCGCGTATTTCTGCCTGCTGGCTTGATCCTGGCCGCGGTGGTGATGCTGTTTATGGGCTTCGTGCCGTGGGCGACGTCGAGCATTATGGTGATGTTCGTGCTGCTGTTCCTGTGCGGCTGGTTCCAGGGAATGGGCTGGCCACCGTGCGGACGCACCATGGTGCACTGGTGGTCGCAAAAAGAGCGCGGCGGTATCGTGTCGGTGTGGAACTGCGCGCACAACGTTGGCGGCGGGATCCCTCCACTGCTGTTCCTGCTGGGGATGGCGTGGTTTAACGACTGGAAAGCCGCACTGTATATGCCTGCCTTCGGCGCCATTCTTATCGCCATCTTTGCCTTTGCTTTAATGCGTGACACCCCTCAGTCATGCGGCCTGCCGCCGATTGAAGAGTATAAGAACGACTATCCGCCGGACTATGATGAAAAGCATGAAGAAGAGCTGACGGCGAAACAGATCTTTATGCAGTACATCCTGCCCAACAAGCTGCTGTGGTATATCGCGCTGGCGAACGTGTTCGTCTATCTGCTGCGTTACGGCATCCTCGACTGGTCACCGACCTACCTGAAAGAGGTGAAGCACTTCACGCTGGATAAATCTTCGTGGGCCTACTTCTTCTACGAGTACGCCGGTATTCCAGGGACGCTGCTGTGCGGCTGGATGTCGGATAAAGTCTTCAAGGGCAATCGCGGTGCCACCGGCGTGTTCTTTATGGTACTGGTGACGATTGCCACCGTGGTGTACTGGATGAACCCGGCCGGCAATCCGGGCGTTGATATGGCGTGTATGACGATTATCGGCTTCCTGATCTACGGCCCGGTGATGCTGATTGGACTGCATGCGCTGGAGCTGGCACCGAAGAAAGCGGCAGGGACGGCGGCCGGATTCACCGGGCTGTTTGGCTACCTCGGCGGCTCCGTCGCGGCCAGCGCCATCGTCGGTTACACCGTGGACTTCTTCGGCTGGGACGGCGGCTTTATGGTGATGATCGGCGGCTGCGTACTGGCAGTGATCCTGCTGTTTATGACCATGGTAAGTGAGAACAAACACAAGCAGGCACTGAAAACTCGCTGA
- a CDS encoding DUF1456 family protein, protein MTNNDVLRSVRYMLNLSDAKVVSILALAESEVTEAEVASFLKKEEEPGFRACPDVIMGYFLNGLIFERRGKSEDAPAPSIERKMTNNIMMKKLRVAFDLKTTDIIELLKSTDFAVGQSEIGAIFRKPGHKNYRECGDQILRNFLKGLTMKIRPAKPKAQA, encoded by the coding sequence ATGACGAATAATGATGTCCTGCGCAGCGTGCGTTACATGCTGAATTTAAGCGATGCGAAAGTGGTAAGCATTCTGGCGCTGGCAGAGAGCGAAGTAACAGAAGCCGAAGTTGCCAGCTTCCTGAAGAAAGAGGAAGAGCCCGGTTTTCGCGCCTGCCCGGATGTCATCATGGGTTACTTTCTCAACGGTCTGATTTTCGAGCGTCGCGGCAAAAGCGAAGATGCCCCGGCGCCCTCTATCGAACGCAAGATGACCAACAACATCATGATGAAAAAGCTGCGCGTGGCATTCGACCTGAAAACTACCGACATTATTGAGCTGCTGAAAAGCACCGATTTTGCGGTAGGTCAGTCAGAGATCGGCGCGATCTTCCGTAAACCGGGGCATAAAAACTACCGCGAATGTGGCGATCAGATCCTGCGTAACTTCCTCAAAGGCCTGACGATGAAAATTCGCCCGGCCAAACCTAAAGCGCAGGCTTAA
- the metR gene encoding HTH-type transcriptional regulator MetR, with the protein MIELKHLRTLQALRNTGSLAAAAAQLHQTQSALSHQFSDLEQRLGFRLFVRKSQPLRFTPQGEILLQLAEQVLPQIQHALQACHEPHQTTLRIAIECHSCIQWLTPALNNFRQSWPQVVMDFKSGVTFDPQPALQQGELDIVLTSDILPRSGLFYTPMFDFEVRLVLAPDHPLAQKDHITPEDLASEVLMIYPVQRQRLDIWRHFLQPAGISPALKNVDNTLLLIQMVSAQMGIAALPHWVVESFEHQGLVVTKTLGDGLWSRLYAAVRDGEQRQPIVEAFIRSARQHACDHLPLVRDASRPGTPLSAINPL; encoded by the coding sequence ATGATCGAACTCAAGCACCTGCGAACGCTGCAGGCACTGCGAAATACCGGGTCGCTGGCCGCCGCTGCCGCTCAGCTCCACCAGACGCAATCGGCGTTATCTCACCAGTTCAGCGATCTGGAGCAGCGCCTTGGCTTTCGCCTGTTTGTGCGAAAAAGCCAGCCGCTGCGCTTTACGCCACAGGGGGAGATCCTGCTTCAGCTGGCAGAGCAGGTATTGCCGCAGATCCAGCACGCGCTTCAGGCATGCCACGAGCCGCATCAGACCACGCTGCGCATTGCCATTGAGTGTCACAGCTGTATTCAGTGGCTGACGCCCGCGCTGAATAACTTCCGTCAGAGCTGGCCGCAGGTCGTGATGGACTTCAAGTCGGGCGTGACCTTTGATCCACAGCCCGCTTTACAGCAGGGCGAGCTGGATATCGTCCTGACCTCAGATATTCTGCCGCGCAGCGGATTGTTCTATACGCCGATGTTTGATTTTGAGGTACGCCTGGTGCTGGCCCCGGATCACCCACTGGCACAGAAGGATCACATCACGCCGGAGGATCTGGCCAGTGAAGTGCTGATGATCTACCCGGTACAGCGCCAGCGCCTGGATATCTGGCGCCATTTCCTGCAGCCCGCGGGCATCAGCCCGGCGCTGAAAAACGTCGATAATACGCTGCTGCTGATTCAGATGGTTTCCGCGCAGATGGGCATTGCCGCACTGCCGCACTGGGTGGTAGAAAGTTTTGAACACCAGGGGCTGGTGGTGACGAAAACGTTAGGGGACGGCCTGTGGAGCAGGCTGTATGCCGCCGTGCGCGACGGCGAACAGCGCCAGCCAATCGTGGAGGCGTTTATCCGTTCCGCCCGTCAGCACGCCTGCGATCACCTGCCGCTGGTGCGTGACGCTTCACGCCCCGGCACGCCGTTATCCGCGATCAATCCTCTGTAA
- the metE gene encoding 5-methyltetrahydropteroyltriglutamate--homocysteine S-methyltransferase: protein MTILNHTLGFPRVGLRRELKKAQESYWAGNSSQEALLATGRELRARHWQQQKEAGVDLLPVGDFAWYDHVLTTSLLLGNVPARHLNKDGSVDLDTLFRLGRGRAPGGEPAAAAEMTKWFNTNYHYMVPEFVQGQQFKLSWTQLLDEVDEALALGHKIKPVLLGPVTYLWLGKVKGAAFDRLSLLKAILPVYQQVLAELAKRDIEWVQIDEPALALELPAVWLAAFKPAYAALQGHTRLLLTTYFDSIGQNIDTIRVLPVQGLHVDLVHGKDDINALNRQLPASWLLSVGVINGRNVWRADLSRWFERLQPLVAARKQLWIGSSCSLLHSPIDLSVETRLDDEVKSWFAFALQKCAELSLLSHALNNSDPASLEAWSAPIRARKSSTRVHNPAVGQRLAAITAQDSQRNHRYAVRAEAQRQRFQLPAWPTTTIGSFPQTSEIRGLRLDFKQGRLDANHYRTGIAEHIKQAIVEQERLGLDVLVHGEAERNDMVEYFGENLDGFIFTQNGWVQSYGSRCVKPPVIIGDVSRPQAITVEWAKYAQSLTNKPVKGMLTGPVTILCWSFPREDVSRETIAKQIALALRDEVADLEKAGIGIIQIDEPALREGLPLHKSDWAAYLEWAVDAFRLNAAVAQDDTQIHTHMCYCEFNDIMDSIAALDADVITIETSRSDMELLESFEEFEYPNEIGPGVYDIHSPNVPSIEWIEALLLKAAQRIPTERLWVNPDCGLKTRGWAETRQALANMVQAAQNLRNAKA, encoded by the coding sequence ATGACTATTCTGAACCATACACTTGGATTTCCGCGTGTCGGTCTGCGCCGCGAACTGAAAAAAGCACAGGAAAGCTACTGGGCGGGTAACAGCTCTCAGGAAGCGCTGTTGGCGACCGGTCGTGAACTGCGCGCCCGCCACTGGCAGCAGCAGAAAGAGGCCGGTGTTGACCTGCTGCCGGTCGGCGATTTCGCCTGGTACGATCACGTCCTGACGACCAGCCTGCTGCTGGGGAACGTTCCGGCGCGCCATCTCAATAAAGACGGTTCAGTTGACCTCGACACCCTATTTCGCCTGGGCCGTGGCCGTGCACCCGGCGGTGAACCGGCGGCGGCGGCAGAAATGACCAAATGGTTTAACACCAACTATCACTACATGGTGCCGGAATTTGTGCAGGGCCAGCAGTTCAAGCTGAGCTGGACTCAGCTGCTGGACGAAGTGGATGAAGCGCTGGCGCTTGGACACAAAATCAAACCTGTGCTGCTTGGCCCGGTAACCTATTTATGGCTGGGGAAAGTGAAGGGCGCCGCGTTTGACCGCCTGAGCCTGCTCAAAGCGATCCTGCCGGTTTACCAGCAGGTGCTGGCTGAGCTGGCAAAACGCGATATCGAGTGGGTGCAGATTGACGAGCCAGCGCTGGCGCTGGAACTGCCAGCCGTATGGCTTGCGGCCTTCAAACCTGCTTATGCTGCATTGCAGGGCCATACCAGACTGCTGCTGACCACCTACTTCGACAGCATCGGCCAGAATATCGATACCATTCGCGTACTGCCGGTGCAGGGCCTGCATGTGGACCTGGTGCACGGTAAAGACGATATCAACGCGCTGAACCGCCAGCTTCCGGCGAGCTGGCTGCTGTCGGTTGGGGTGATCAATGGCCGTAACGTCTGGCGTGCCGACCTCAGCCGCTGGTTTGAGCGCCTGCAACCGCTTGTCGCCGCCCGTAAGCAGCTGTGGATTGGCTCTTCCTGCTCGCTGCTGCACAGCCCGATTGACCTGAGCGTGGAGACCCGCCTCGATGACGAGGTCAAAAGCTGGTTCGCCTTTGCCCTGCAGAAATGCGCAGAGCTGTCGCTGTTGAGCCATGCGCTAAATAACAGTGACCCGGCCTCGCTGGAAGCCTGGAGCGCCCCAATCCGCGCCCGAAAATCCTCGACCCGAGTGCACAATCCGGCAGTAGGCCAGCGCCTGGCGGCAATAACCGCTCAGGACAGCCAGCGTAATCACCGCTATGCGGTGCGCGCGGAGGCTCAGCGCCAGCGCTTCCAGCTGCCTGCGTGGCCCACCACCACCATCGGTTCGTTCCCGCAGACCAGCGAAATTCGTGGCCTGCGCCTCGATTTTAAGCAGGGGCGTCTGGATGCTAACCACTACCGCACCGGTATCGCTGAGCACATCAAGCAGGCGATTGTCGAGCAGGAGCGCCTGGGGTTGGACGTGCTGGTCCACGGGGAAGCCGAGCGCAACGACATGGTGGAGTACTTTGGGGAAAACCTCGACGGCTTCATCTTTACGCAAAATGGCTGGGTGCAGAGCTACGGCTCACGCTGCGTGAAGCCACCGGTGATTATTGGCGACGTCAGCCGCCCTCAGGCCATCACCGTGGAGTGGGCAAAGTATGCCCAGTCGCTGACCAACAAGCCGGTGAAAGGCATGCTGACCGGTCCGGTGACCATTCTCTGCTGGTCATTCCCGCGTGAAGACGTTTCGCGTGAAACCATCGCTAAGCAGATTGCCCTGGCGCTGCGTGATGAAGTGGCAGACCTGGAAAAAGCGGGAATTGGCATCATCCAGATTGATGAGCCAGCGCTGCGAGAAGGGCTGCCGCTGCACAAATCCGACTGGGCCGCCTACCTGGAGTGGGCAGTGGACGCTTTCCGCCTGAACGCCGCCGTGGCGCAGGATGACACCCAGATCCACACCCACATGTGCTACTGCGAGTTCAACGACATTATGGATTCGATCGCTGCGCTGGACGCCGACGTGATCACCATTGAAACCTCACGGTCCGATATGGAGCTGCTGGAGTCGTTCGAAGAATTTGAGTACCCGAATGAGATTGGCCCGGGCGTGTACGACATTCACTCGCCGAACGTGCCGTCGATAGAGTGGATAGAAGCGCTGCTGCTGAAAGCGGCTCAGCGCATCCCGACTGAACGTCTGTGGGTTAACCCGGACTGCGGCCTGAAAACCCGTGGCTGGGCTGAAACCCGCCAGGCGCTGGCGAACATGGTACAGGCGGCGCAAAACCTGCGTAACGCCAAAGCGTAA
- a CDS encoding dienelactone hydrolase family protein: MKNEDNMTQELSEKGFAPAVLPTAATTIITDSAGIISGETSIPTQGENMPAFHAKPRNATGPLPVVLVVQEIFGVHEHIRDICRRLAAEGYLAVAPELYFRQGDPSEYDDIPTLFSELVSKVPDNQVLADLDHVANWASRHDGDMRNMAITGFCWGGRITWLYAAHNPQLKAAVAWYGKLVGDKTMKQQKQPVDIAVDLNAPVLGLYGGKDDSIPQESVETMRQALRAANANAEIIVYPDAGHAFNADYRASYHAESAQDGWQRMLAWFKQYGVAPKA; encoded by the coding sequence ATGAAAAACGAAGATAACATGACTCAAGAACTGAGCGAAAAAGGCTTTGCGCCCGCAGTCCTGCCGACGGCTGCCACCACAATTATTACCGACAGCGCCGGGATTATCTCCGGGGAAACCTCGATTCCCACTCAGGGGGAGAATATGCCGGCGTTTCACGCCAAACCGCGTAATGCCACGGGCCCGCTGCCGGTGGTGTTAGTCGTCCAGGAGATCTTCGGCGTTCACGAACACATCCGCGATATCTGTCGCCGCCTGGCGGCGGAGGGATATCTGGCTGTCGCTCCTGAGCTTTACTTCCGCCAGGGCGACCCGAGCGAATATGACGATATCCCAACCCTGTTCTCAGAGCTGGTGAGTAAAGTGCCGGACAATCAGGTGCTGGCCGACCTGGATCATGTGGCTAACTGGGCATCGCGTCACGACGGCGATATGCGCAATATGGCGATTACCGGTTTCTGCTGGGGCGGGCGCATTACCTGGCTCTATGCGGCGCACAATCCGCAGCTGAAGGCTGCCGTCGCCTGGTACGGCAAGCTGGTCGGTGATAAAACCATGAAGCAGCAGAAGCAGCCGGTCGATATCGCCGTCGATCTGAATGCCCCGGTATTAGGGCTGTACGGTGGTAAAGATGACAGCATCCCGCAGGAGAGCGTGGAAACCATGCGTCAGGCACTGCGGGCGGCCAATGCGAATGCGGAAATTATTGTCTATCCCGATGCCGGTCACGCCTTTAATGCTGACTATCGCGCCAGCTATCACGCCGAGTCCGCCCAGGACGGCTGGCAACGTATGCTGGCGTGGTTTAAACAGTATGGCGTTGCGCCAAAGGCATAA
- the udp gene encoding uridine phosphorylase, translating to MAHSDVFHLGLTKADLQGATLAIVPGDPERVKKIAALMDNPVHLASHREFTTWRAELSGKPVIVCSTGIGGPSTSIAVEELAQLGVRTFLRVGTTGAIQPDINVGDVLVTTGSVRLDGASLHFAPLEFPAVADFTCTTALVDAAKEAGARTHIGITASSDTFYPGQERYDTWSGRVVSRFQGSMKEWQEMGVLNYEMESATLLTMCASQGLRAGMVAGVIVNRTQQEIPDAETMKKTESDAVKIVVEAARRLI from the coding sequence ATGGCACATTCTGACGTTTTCCATCTTGGCCTCACTAAAGCCGATCTCCAGGGCGCGACGCTGGCCATCGTGCCTGGCGACCCGGAGCGCGTAAAGAAAATTGCTGCCCTGATGGACAATCCTGTCCACCTGGCTTCACACCGTGAATTTACCACCTGGCGCGCCGAGCTTTCCGGTAAGCCGGTGATCGTCTGTTCGACCGGTATCGGCGGTCCTTCGACGTCTATTGCCGTGGAGGAGCTGGCGCAGCTCGGCGTACGCACCTTCCTGCGTGTAGGTACCACCGGTGCTATTCAGCCAGACATCAACGTTGGCGATGTGCTGGTGACGACCGGTTCCGTACGTCTCGACGGTGCCAGCCTGCACTTTGCGCCGCTGGAGTTCCCGGCGGTAGCGGATTTCACCTGCACCACCGCGCTGGTCGATGCGGCGAAAGAGGCCGGCGCGCGCACCCACATCGGCATCACTGCTTCATCTGATACTTTCTATCCGGGCCAGGAACGTTACGACACCTGGTCAGGCCGGGTGGTGAGCCGCTTCCAGGGGTCGATGAAAGAGTGGCAGGAGATGGGCGTGCTGAACTATGAAATGGAGTCCGCTACCCTGCTGACCATGTGTGCCAGCCAGGGGCTTCGCGCCGGAATGGTCGCTGGGGTGATTGTTAACCGTACCCAGCAGGAGATCCCGGATGCGGAAACCATGAAAAAAACCGAAAGCGATGCGGTGAAAATCGTGGTTGAGGCTGCACGCCGCCTGATCTAA
- the rmuC gene encoding DNA recombination protein RmuC codes for MDPTIVYSAGIGLVGLLAGWLFASYRSQQQLAKGETERQLLLQASEQAQAERQRLQQQLEAQLLVHKQSEQELRQLHAAHAAAGEKLQHLDHWRAESDQLTRELRTQLEINSAQEAELREVTIRLEETRMAAEEKQRLLVNSEQRLNAQFENLANRIFENSGRRVDEQNRQSLNGLITPLREQLEGFRRQVQEGFGQEARERHTLSHEIRNLQQLNAQMAQEAINLTKALKGDNKTQGNWGEVVLSRVLEASGLREGHEYETQVNIQLEQSGRMQPDVIVHLPQGKDVVIDAKMTLVAYERYYNGEDEAGREAAISEHIAAIRSHLRGLSRKDYQQLPGLRSLDYVLMFIPVEPAFLLAIDRQPELINEALNLNIMLVSPTTLLVALRTINNLWRYEHQSRHAQRIADRAARLYDKMRLFVDDMSAIGQNLDKAQDSYRQAMKKLSEGRGNLIAQTEGFRQMGVEIKRPINPRLVEQALPAEQGEEDDAAGEAESEEFSPAAMPHRINE; via the coding sequence GTGGATCCAACAATCGTTTATAGCGCAGGTATCGGTCTGGTCGGGCTACTGGCAGGGTGGCTGTTCGCCTCTTATCGCAGCCAGCAGCAGCTGGCGAAGGGCGAGACGGAGCGACAGCTGCTGTTACAGGCGTCTGAGCAGGCGCAGGCTGAACGTCAGCGCTTACAGCAGCAGCTTGAGGCCCAGTTACTTGTCCATAAGCAGAGCGAGCAGGAGCTGCGCCAGCTCCACGCTGCGCATGCCGCAGCCGGTGAAAAGCTACAGCACCTCGATCACTGGCGCGCAGAGAGCGACCAGCTCACGCGTGAATTGCGCACTCAGCTGGAGATCAACAGCGCCCAGGAGGCGGAGCTGCGTGAAGTTACCATCCGCCTGGAAGAGACGCGCATGGCGGCTGAAGAGAAGCAGCGCCTGCTGGTCAACAGCGAGCAGCGCCTTAATGCGCAGTTTGAAAACCTGGCAAACCGAATTTTTGAAAACAGCGGCCGTCGCGTCGATGAACAGAACCGCCAGAGCCTGAATGGGCTGATTACGCCGCTGCGTGAACAGCTGGAGGGCTTCCGCCGTCAGGTGCAGGAAGGTTTCGGTCAGGAAGCGCGCGAACGCCATACGCTTTCTCACGAAATTCGTAACCTGCAGCAGCTCAATGCCCAGATGGCGCAGGAAGCGATTAACCTCACCAAAGCGCTGAAGGGCGATAACAAAACTCAGGGCAACTGGGGGGAAGTGGTACTCAGCCGGGTGCTGGAGGCTTCCGGCCTACGCGAAGGTCATGAGTATGAGACTCAGGTGAATATACAGCTGGAACAGAGTGGCCGCATGCAGCCGGATGTCATTGTGCACTTGCCGCAGGGCAAAGACGTAGTGATCGACGCCAAGATGACGCTGGTGGCCTATGAACGCTACTACAATGGTGAAGATGAAGCCGGGCGTGAAGCGGCGATTAGCGAGCACATCGCCGCCATCCGCAGCCACCTGCGGGGCCTTAGCCGAAAAGATTACCAACAATTGCCCGGTTTACGCTCGCTGGATTATGTGTTGATGTTTATCCCGGTGGAGCCGGCCTTTCTGCTGGCTATCGACCGTCAGCCAGAGTTGATCAACGAGGCGCTAAACCTCAATATCATGCTGGTCAGCCCGACCACGCTGCTGGTGGCGCTGCGCACGATCAACAACTTATGGCGCTATGAGCATCAGAGCCGTCATGCCCAGCGCATTGCCGACCGGGCCGCCAGGCTCTATGACAAAATGCGCTTATTCGTTGACGATATGAGTGCTATCGGCCAGAACCTGGATAAAGCTCAGGATAGCTACCGTCAGGCGATGAAAAAGCTGTCGGAAGGGCGCGGCAACCTGATTGCGCAGACGGAAGGCTTCCGCCAGATGGGCGTTGAGATCAAACGCCCGATAAATCCTCGTCTGGTCGAGCAGGCGCTGCCCGCGGAACAGGGGGAGGAAGATGACGCTGCCGGGGAAGCAGAAAGTGAAGAATTTTCTCCTGCCGCAATGCCACACCGCATCAATGAATAA